The proteins below come from a single Denticeps clupeoides chromosome 15, fDenClu1.1, whole genome shotgun sequence genomic window:
- the cmah gene encoding cytidine monophosphate-N-acetylneuraminic acid hydroxylase — protein sequence MHISVCLTETARGDRPSHRRGMMAAQAAKTVLTLDAEAVRALKVGINFVKNPEDRKCFIIYKDQDGVRACRNQCKHQGGLFMKDIEDLHERTVRCTKHNWKLDVKAMQYVNPPDSFMQDELEIVWKDPSVGGLELVELNPPDPWLTDPRGAQELEAGEVTITYLTHACMQLKLGQRTMLFDPWLTGPAFARGWWLLHQPPEDSFERLCKADLVYISHMHSDHLSYPTLKTVSKKRPDLPIYVGDTSRPVFWYLEKSGITLTNINVVPFGVWQNIDEHLRFMILMDGVHPEMDTCVVVEYKGHMILNTVDCTRPNGGRLPTGVDVMMSDFAGGASGFPMTFTGGKYTEIWKAEFIRNERKKLLNYKAQLVKSLQPKIYCPFAGYFVEAHPSDLYIKTTNTKNNPDDLNALIKKNSPGITTWTPKPGSVLDLGVALKDPSSIDAIRESPNSAKTYKDSWDFSLYLDELSLAIDAEFFQHKSWIPFYYNWAGFKNYNLVIRVIETNDDFEPVFGGYDYLVDFLDLSFPPRRPDRAHAYLEIKNRIGVMRHVVKHGLLWDNLYIGFQNRISRDPDVYHHRFWNHFQIELPTTGPDWDLFLQKL from the exons ATGCACATCTCAGTCTGCCTGACTGAGACAGCCAGAGGTGACAGACCTTCACACCGCCGTGGAA TGATGGCTGCACAGGCTGCAAAGACCGTCTTGACTTTAGACGCAGAGGCTGTTCGGGCGCTGAAAGTTGGCATCAACTTCGTGAAAAATCCCGAAGATCGGAAATGTTTCATCATTTATAAAGACCAAGACGGCGTGCGGGCGTGCAGAAATCAGTGCAAGCACCAAGGAGGGCTTTTCATGAAAGATATAGAGGATTTGCATGaaag AACGGTCAGGTGCACGAAGCACAACTGGAAGCTGGACGTGAAAGCGATGCAGTACGTGAACCCCCCCGACAGCTTCATGCAAGACGAACttg AAATCGTATGGAAGGATCCTTCTGTTGGAGGTTTGGAGCTTGTTGAGCTGAACCCGCCTGACCCTTGGCTCACTGACCCCAGAGGAGCACAAGAACTTGAAGCTGGTGAAGTAACT atcaCATACTTGACCCATGCATGTATGCAGCTGAAGCTTGGCCAGAGGACCATGTTGTTTGACCCCTGGCTAACAGGTCCAGCGTTTGCACGTGGCTGGTGGCTGCTTCATCAACCCCCAGAAGACTCATTTGAAAGACTATGCAAAGCAGATCTCGTTTACATTAGTCACATGCATTCCGACCACCTCAG CTACCCAACTCTGAAGACTGTTTCTAAGAAGAGGCCTGATTTACCCATCTATGTTGGTGACACCTCCAGACCAGTGTTTTG GTATCTGGAGAAGAGTGGTATAACACTTACCAACATCAATGTGGTCCCATTTGGGGTCTGGCAAAAC attgatgAGCACTTGAGGTTCATGATTCTCATGGATGGTGTGCACCCTGAAATGGACACATGTGTGGTAGTTGAATATAAAG GTCACATGATTCTGAACACCGTGGACTGCACCCGGCCCAATGGTGGGAGGCTGCCCACAGGCGTGGATGTAATGATGAGTGACTTTGCTGGGGGTGCGTCGGGATTCCCCATGACATTCACTGGAGGGAAATACacag AGATCTGGAAGGCTGAATTCATCAGGAACGAGAGGAAGAAGCTCCTCAACTACAAGGCACAACTGGTAAAGTCTCTACAGCCCAAAATATACTGCCCTTTTGCAGGCTATTTTGTGGAAGCACATCCATCTGACTT GTACATAAAAACAACTAACACTAAAAATAACCCTGATGACCTCAATGCACTGATCAAGAAAAACAGCCCTGGCATCACCACTTGGACACCTAAACCTGGTTCAGTGTTAGATCTGGGTGTGGCCCTGAAGGACCCCTCCAGCAT TGATGCCATAAGAGAATCTCCAAATTCTGCAAAGACCTACAAGGACAGTTGGGACTTCAGCTTGTACCTGGATGAACTGAGCTTGGCCATCGATGCTGAGTTTTTTCAGCATAAGAGctggattccattttattacaaCTGGGCAGGATTTAAAAACTACAACCTTGTCATCCGG GTCATTGAAACAAATGATGATTTTGAGCCAGTGTTTGGTGGCTATGATTACTTAGTGGACTTCCTGGACCTCTCCTTTCCACCCAGAAGACCAGACAGAGCGCATGCTTACCTGGAG ATCAAAAACCGAATTGGAGTCATGCGGCATGTGGTCAAGCACGGCTTGCTTTGGGACAACCTCTACATTGGTTTCCAAAACCGCATCAGCAGGGACCCCGACGTGTACCACCATCG aTTTTGGAACCACTTCCAGATAGAGTTACCTACCACAGGTCCTGACTGGGATCTCTTTCTGCAAAAGCTGTGA